In the Hyla sarda isolate aHylSar1 unplaced genomic scaffold, aHylSar1.hap1 scaffold_2786, whole genome shotgun sequence genome, TCACATCGAGGAGCGGGGGCTGAGGGGGGGTTGGCTGTGGCCAGGAACCTGGGAGGGCTGTGCGGGgggccgtgtgtgtgtgtgtgttgtggggggggggggggcggaagtaGTAAGTGCTGACCCTGTATGATGCTGTGGGCGGAGTCtctggatgtgatgtcacagtctgaCCTTCCGccggtctcctctcctcaggagGCATTTATCCGCAGTATATTATCCAGACCCTTCCGAGTGCCCATACCGGACTACAAGGGTGAGTTATCAGCCGCCGTACCCCCATGTGTCCCTGTGATTGTCCGGATATCCTTGACTGATGTCACTCTGTGCTCTGCAGGAGGATTGGGCCTGAGGGTGCTCGGGATCAAGAAAGCCGGAGTGCGCAGAGCGCTGCACGATCCTGATGAGGAGGGGGCGCTAGTGCTTGTATACTCCCCCGAGTCTGAGTGCACACGATCAACTCAAAGTAGACAAGTAGGTCCTCATAGTATACAGTAATGACATCaccgctgtgtgtgtgtatatatattatacaggaggtgacatcactgctctccagatatcatatatatatatatatatattatacaggaggtgacatcactgctctccagatatcatatatatatatattatacaggaggtgacatcactgctctccagatatcatatatatatatatattatacaggaggtgacatcactgctctccagatatcatatatatattatacaggaggtgacatcactgctccccagatatcatatatatattatacaggaggtgacatcactgctctccagatatcatatatatattatacaggaggtgacatcactgctctccagatatcatatatatattatacaggaggtgacatcactgctctccagatatcatatatatattatacaggaggtgacatcactgctctccagatatcatatatatatatattatacaggaggtgacatcactgctctccagatatcatatatatatatattatacaggaggtgacatcactgctctccagatatcatatatatattatacaggaggtgacatcactgctctccagatatcatatatatatatatatatatatatattatacaggaggtgacatcactgctctccagatatcatatatatattatacaggaggtgacatcactgctccccagatatcacatatatatattatacaggaggtgacatcactgctctccagatatcatatatatatattatacaggaggtgacatcactgctccccagatatcatatatatatattatacaggaggtgacatcactgctccccagatattcacatatatatattatacaggaggtgacaccactgctccccagatatcatatatatatatattatacaggaggtgacatcactgctctccagatatcatatatatattatacaggaggtgacatcactgctctccagatatcatatatatattatacaggaggtgacatcactgctctccagatatcatatatatattatacaggaggtgacatcactgctctccagatatcacatatatatattatacaggaggtgacatcactgctctccagatatcatatatatattatacaggaggtgacatcactgctctccagatatcatatatatattatacaggaggtgacatcactgctctccagatatcatatatatattatacaggaggtgacatcactgctctccagatatcatatatatatattatacaggaggtgacatcactgctctccagatatcatatatatatattatacaggaggtgacatcactgctctccagatatcatatatatatattatacaggaggtgacatcactgctctccagatatcatatatatatattatacatgaggtgacatcactgctccccagatatcatatatatattatacaggaggtgacatcactgctctccagatatcatatatatatattatacaggaggtgacatcactgttctccagatatcatatatatatattatacaggaggtgacatcactgctctccagatatcaatatatatattatacaggaggtggacATCACTTGCTCCCcagatatcacatatatatattatacaggaggtgacatcactgctctccagatatcatatatatatattatacaggaggtgacatcactgctctccagatatcatatatatatattataacaggaggtgacatcactgctctccagatatcatatatatatatattatacaggagtgtgacatcacttgctctccagatatcaatatatatattatacaggaggtgacatcactgctctcccagatatcatatatatattatacaggaggtgacatcatctgttctccagatatcatatatatattatacaggtggtgacatcactgtttctccagataatcatatatatatatatataaatatatatatatattatacaggagtgacatcactgcctccagatatcatatatatattatacaggaggtgacaattcactgctctccagatatcatatatatatattatacaggaggtgacatcactgctctccagatatcatatatatattatacaggaggtgacattactgctctccagatatcatatatatatattatacaggaggtgacatcactgctctccagatatcacatatatatattatacaggaggtgacatcactgctcccagatatcatatataatatattatacaggaggtgacatcactgctctccagatatcatatatatattatacaggaggtgacatcactgctctccagatatca is a window encoding:
- the LOC130326008 gene encoding DNA repair and recombination protein RAD54-like, giving the protein MRRSLAPSQLAKRGRDVSSDDEEWHEEKETPKRKRCSDAGPEMWISPYRRPLESLTNRPVCVDSREHEAFIRSILSRPFRVPIPDYKGGLGLRVLGIKKAGVRRALHDPDEEGALVLVYSPESECTRSTQSRQVGPHSIQ